In uncultured Ilyobacter sp., a genomic segment contains:
- the galT gene encoding UDP-glucose--hexose-1-phosphate uridylyltransferase: MNINVQIERLINYGLKKGLLGKWDVLVARNLILDILGLSEFEAVIIKDEDLDTPTEILDEILDWAYENKVLEENTVTYRELLDTKIMACLMPRQSEVVDKFYSLAEKEGIKASTEYYYKLSKASNYIRTESVAKNLHWYAYTEYGELEITINLSKPEKDPKAIAAARNMKQSSYPKCLLCKENAGYAGRINHPARQTHRIIPLELRNEQWYLQYSPYVYYNEHSIIFSGEHVPMKISKKSFDMLLEFTEKFPHYFIGSNADLPIVGGSILTHDHFQGGNYEFAMAKAPVETKVNFDKYPGVGAGIVKWPMSVIRIRSKDRAELSELGDEILEKWRAYTDESLGIFAKTDEPHNTVTPIARRRGEYFELDLVLRNNRTSEEHPLGIFHPHSEVHNIKKENIGLIEVMGLAVLPGRLKEELKTLGEALLKEDYIEEIEKDEEIVKHLNWAKLIKEKYSELDRNNVNEVLKKEVALVFSKVLEDAGVYKRDEQGKLGFLRFIESVNK, encoded by the coding sequence ATGAATATAAATGTTCAGATAGAAAGACTTATAAATTACGGTCTGAAAAAGGGCCTTCTGGGAAAATGGGATGTGCTCGTAGCCAGAAACCTTATTTTGGATATTTTGGGCCTGAGTGAGTTTGAAGCGGTGATAATAAAAGATGAAGATTTAGATACGCCTACTGAAATTTTGGATGAGATTTTGGACTGGGCTTATGAAAATAAAGTACTAGAGGAAAATACAGTTACCTATAGAGAACTTTTAGATACAAAAATAATGGCATGTCTTATGCCGAGGCAGTCAGAAGTCGTGGATAAATTTTATAGTCTGGCTGAAAAAGAGGGGATAAAAGCTTCTACCGAATATTATTATAAATTGTCTAAGGCTTCTAACTATATAAGGACAGAGAGTGTGGCAAAGAACCTCCATTGGTATGCCTATACGGAATACGGAGAACTCGAGATTACAATAAATCTGTCTAAACCTGAAAAAGACCCCAAAGCCATAGCCGCAGCTCGGAATATGAAGCAGAGCTCGTATCCAAAATGTCTTCTGTGTAAAGAAAATGCCGGCTATGCCGGGAGAATAAATCATCCAGCTAGACAGACTCATAGAATAATACCTTTAGAGCTCAGAAATGAGCAGTGGTATCTTCAGTATTCACCATATGTTTACTATAATGAGCACAGCATAATATTTTCAGGTGAGCATGTTCCAATGAAGATATCTAAGAAAAGTTTTGATATGCTTCTTGAATTTACGGAAAAATTTCCTCACTATTTTATAGGTTCTAATGCAGACCTTCCAATAGTGGGAGGATCGATACTGACTCATGATCATTTTCAAGGTGGTAATTATGAGTTTGCAATGGCAAAAGCACCTGTGGAGACCAAGGTGAATTTTGATAAATATCCTGGAGTAGGAGCCGGGATAGTGAAGTGGCCTATGTCAGTAATAAGGATAAGATCAAAAGACCGAGCTGAGTTGTCTGAGCTTGGGGATGAGATACTAGAAAAATGGAGGGCTTATACAGACGAAAGCCTAGGCATCTTCGCAAAGACAGATGAGCCTCATAATACAGTAACCCCTATAGCCAGAAGAAGGGGAGAATACTTTGAGCTAGACCTTGTCCTCAGAAACAACAGGACAAGCGAAGAGCATCCTCTAGGAATATTCCACCCTCACAGCGAAGTACACAATATCAAAAAGGAAAATATAGGCCTTATAGAGGTAATGGGGTTGGCGGTTCTTCCTGGAAGACTGAAGGAAGAGTTAAAAACTCTGGGAGAAGCTCTATTGAAGGAAGATTATATAGAAGAGATAGAAAAAGACGAAGAGATAGTAAAACACCTTAATTGGGCAAAGCTTATAAAAGAAAAATATTCTGAACTTGACAGAAACAACGTAAATGAAGTCC
- a CDS encoding galactokinase: protein MRKKFMEVFGNSDVKPREFFAPGRVNLIGEHTDYNGGNVFPCALSFGTYAVARLRDDKKVKFYSGNFEKNGIIQCDIDNLSYDEADNWANYPKGVIKIFKDHGFEIDRGFEILFLGEIPNGAGLSSSASIELATSVLLKSLFDLNVDMLGMVKMSQEAENKFVGVNCGIMDQFAIGMGKKSKAVLLDCNTLNYEYAPVELGDASIVIANTNSKRKLVDSKYNERRTECERALSQLQKRLDVKSLGEISIEEFEANKNLIENEIDRKRAKHAVYENQRTLMAFESLKSGDIKRFGELMNESHISLRDDYEVTGDALDILVELAWETEGTIGSRMTGAGFGGCTVSIVKNENIEEFIKNIGEKYKKKIGLRADFYIADIGDGARELI from the coding sequence ATAAGAAAAAAGTTCATGGAAGTTTTTGGAAATAGTGATGTAAAGCCTAGGGAGTTTTTTGCTCCTGGAAGAGTTAATCTTATAGGGGAACATACTGATTATAATGGAGGAAATGTTTTTCCCTGTGCCTTGAGTTTTGGTACCTATGCAGTGGCAAGGCTTCGAGATGATAAAAAGGTGAAGTTTTACTCGGGAAACTTTGAAAAAAATGGAATTATACAGTGTGACATCGATAATCTTAGCTATGACGAAGCCGATAACTGGGCAAATTATCCTAAGGGGGTAATAAAAATATTTAAAGATCACGGATTTGAAATAGATAGAGGTTTTGAGATACTTTTCTTGGGAGAGATACCAAACGGAGCGGGACTTTCTTCATCAGCCTCTATAGAACTTGCAACTTCGGTGTTGTTAAAAAGCTTGTTTGACCTAAATGTGGATATGCTAGGTATGGTAAAAATGAGCCAGGAGGCGGAAAATAAATTCGTAGGTGTAAACTGTGGAATAATGGATCAGTTTGCAATAGGTATGGGTAAAAAATCCAAAGCGGTACTTTTGGACTGCAACACGCTAAACTATGAATATGCCCCGGTAGAATTAGGTGATGCATCTATAGTGATAGCCAATACAAACAGCAAAAGAAAACTGGTAGATTCTAAATATAACGAAAGAAGGACAGAATGTGAGAGGGCACTGTCTCAGCTTCAGAAGAGACTAGATGTGAAAAGTCTAGGGGAGATCAGTATAGAGGAGTTTGAAGCCAACAAAAACCTTATAGAAAATGAGATTGATAGGAAAAGAGCCAAGCATGCTGTCTATGAAAATCAAAGGACGCTCATGGCATTTGAGAGCCTAAAAAGTGGAGATATAAAAAGATTCGGAGAACTGATGAATGAATCTCATATCTCTCTCAGAGATGACTATGAAGTGACAGGAGATGCCCTAGATATACTTGTTGAGTTAGCCTGGGAAACAGAGGGAACCATAGGGTCTAGAATGACGGGGGCCGGATTCGGAGGATGTACCGTAAGTATAGTAAAAAACGAAAATATAGAGGAGTTTATAAAAAATATAGGGGAAAAATACAAGAAGAAAATAGGACTGAGAGCTGACTTTTATATAGCTGATATAGGGGACGGAGCAAGGGAGCTGATCTAA
- the hcp gene encoding hydroxylamine reductase, which produces MSMFCYQCEETAKGTGCTVRGVCGKKEKTAKLQDLLIYATKGVAAYSSQLRKIGVSYDKVNYYLLDALFTTITNSNFDDEEIFRTIGVGCELRDELHEELLDKNIEVDKKYEESILGKWEYEYHDQDREVLEFAETIGVLRTENEDIRSLRELIVYGLKGIAAYTEHAYRLGKEKEEIFAFIEKALLATEDDSLTIDDLVKLTLETGEMGVAAMALLDEANTSTYGNPEITKVSLGTRNKPGILISGHDLKDLEMLLEQTKDSGVDVYTHGEMLPGHYYPAFKKYDHFVGNYGGSWWKQLEEFPSFNGPILFTSNCIVPPRKDIEKAIGMIYTTNSAGIEGARHIMDDENGWKNFSEIIEHAKKCDPPVQIEDGEIVGGFAHSQVMALADKVVEAVKSGAIKRFVVMAGCDGRMASREYYTKFAEALPKDTVILTAGCAKYRYNKLDLGDIGGIPRVLDAGQCNDSYSLAVIAMKLQEAFGLDDINKLPIVYNIAWYEQKAVIVLLALLHLGVKNIHLGPTLPAFLSPNVAKVLVDNFGIAGIKTVDEDMKIFGLKQ; this is translated from the coding sequence ATGTCGATGTTTTGTTATCAGTGTGAGGAAACTGCTAAGGGTACAGGGTGTACTGTCCGAGGTGTGTGTGGTAAAAAAGAAAAAACTGCAAAACTTCAGGACCTTCTTATTTATGCAACTAAGGGTGTAGCTGCATACAGCTCACAGCTTAGAAAGATAGGGGTAAGTTACGACAAGGTAAACTATTATCTCTTAGATGCACTTTTTACCACTATAACCAATTCTAATTTTGATGATGAAGAAATATTTAGGACAATAGGTGTAGGCTGTGAACTGAGAGATGAGCTGCATGAGGAGCTTTTGGATAAAAATATAGAAGTGGATAAAAAATATGAGGAAAGTATCCTTGGTAAATGGGAATATGAGTACCACGATCAAGATAGGGAAGTGCTCGAGTTTGCAGAAACAATAGGGGTTTTGAGAACAGAGAACGAAGATATCAGAAGTCTGAGAGAACTTATTGTTTATGGCCTTAAAGGTATAGCTGCCTATACAGAGCACGCCTACAGACTAGGCAAAGAAAAAGAGGAGATATTTGCCTTTATAGAAAAAGCTCTTTTGGCAACAGAGGATGACAGTCTGACAATTGATGACCTTGTGAAACTAACCCTAGAAACTGGTGAGATGGGAGTCGCTGCAATGGCTTTATTAGATGAGGCCAATACTTCGACCTATGGAAATCCTGAAATCACAAAGGTTTCTCTAGGGACACGGAATAAACCAGGAATACTTATTTCGGGGCATGACTTAAAAGACCTAGAGATGCTTTTGGAGCAGACTAAGGACTCTGGAGTGGATGTGTATACCCATGGAGAGATGCTTCCAGGTCACTATTATCCAGCATTTAAAAAGTATGATCATTTTGTTGGGAATTATGGTGGATCATGGTGGAAACAGCTAGAGGAGTTTCCATCTTTCAACGGACCGATATTATTTACAAGTAACTGCATAGTTCCACCTAGAAAAGATATCGAAAAAGCAATAGGGATGATCTATACCACAAACTCAGCAGGTATAGAGGGAGCAAGGCATATAATGGATGACGAAAATGGTTGGAAAAATTTTAGTGAGATTATCGAGCATGCCAAAAAATGTGACCCCCCTGTGCAGATAGAAGATGGTGAAATTGTTGGTGGATTTGCCCACAGCCAGGTGATGGCTCTTGCTGATAAGGTAGTAGAGGCTGTGAAATCAGGAGCAATAAAGAGATTTGTAGTCATGGCAGGATGTGACGGAAGAATGGCAAGCAGAGAGTACTATACAAAGTTTGCTGAGGCTCTTCCGAAAGATACTGTAATTCTTACAGCTGGTTGCGCCAAATATAGATACAATAAACTTGATCTCGGAGATATTGGTGGAATTCCGAGGGTATTAGACGCTGGACAGTGCAACGATTCCTATTCCCTTGCAGTGATAGCTATGAAACTCCAGGAGGCCTTTGGACTAGATGATATAAATAAACTTCCTATAGTTTATAATATAGCCTGGTATGAGCAAAAGGCAGTAATCGTACTGTTGGCACTTCTTCATCTAGGAGTTAAAAATATTCATTTGGGACCTACTCTTCCGGCCTTTTTGTCTCCCAATGTAGCCAAGGTACTGGTGGATAATTTTGGAATAGCTGGAATAAAGACAGTAGACGAGGATATGAAGATTTTTGGATTAAAACAATAA
- a CDS encoding MATE family efflux transporter, translating to MSHNNKVEKTKMMGEGDISKVLTKMSVPGIIAMLINAIYNIVDSMFIGMLGNTEAMGATSVIFPLFMLIAALGQMFGVGAGSYIARLLGAGNKKQAEKVVSTTFYTTIIMSILFTVSVLTLINPTLRILGATDTIMPYALTYGKILVTGAIFTIINMTLNNTIRAEGNAKYSMIAISLGAILNVILDPLFMFGFNMGIKGAAIATVISTSISSIYLLRYYFSGKSFIKITREKFTPKLSLYSEIMKVGGATFARQALASLSLGILNSKAAFYGDSTVAAMGISTRVTSAVLYIVIGYNQGFMPIAAYNYGAEKYDRLKSAIRISLIRLTVFCTFATFIFMFFTEDILRLFSSDPEVIERGKATLRAMSILIPTLGFQQIYAVLYQALGKSVGALVLSSARQGTFLILALMILPSLLNFRGLIYSQASADIFTVITTLIFAIKISKEIKDKEDIYKPSNNLVLESNG from the coding sequence ATGAGTCACAATAATAAAGTCGAAAAAACAAAAATGATGGGTGAAGGGGATATCTCAAAGGTTCTGACAAAAATGTCTGTACCTGGAATAATTGCCATGCTCATAAATGCCATTTACAATATAGTGGATTCTATGTTTATAGGAATGCTTGGAAATACAGAAGCCATGGGAGCTACCTCTGTAATATTTCCTCTGTTTATGCTTATCGCTGCCCTAGGTCAGATGTTTGGTGTAGGAGCAGGGTCTTATATAGCCAGACTTTTAGGAGCAGGAAATAAAAAGCAGGCAGAAAAAGTCGTTTCCACTACTTTTTATACAACTATCATTATGAGTATCTTATTCACAGTGTCAGTACTAACCCTTATAAACCCAACTCTAAGAATACTTGGCGCAACAGATACAATCATGCCCTATGCTTTAACTTATGGAAAGATTCTTGTAACAGGAGCTATTTTTACAATTATCAATATGACTCTAAACAATACCATAAGAGCCGAAGGCAATGCTAAGTATAGTATGATAGCAATCTCCCTAGGAGCAATCTTAAATGTTATACTCGATCCACTTTTCATGTTCGGATTCAATATGGGAATAAAGGGAGCAGCTATAGCAACTGTAATATCTACATCTATTTCATCAATATATCTTTTAAGATATTATTTTTCAGGAAAAAGCTTTATAAAAATAACCAGAGAGAAATTCACTCCGAAACTTTCATTATATTCAGAGATAATGAAGGTGGGAGGTGCTACATTTGCCAGGCAGGCTTTAGCCAGTTTGTCTCTCGGAATTTTAAATTCAAAGGCAGCTTTTTACGGAGATTCCACAGTTGCTGCCATGGGGATATCTACTAGGGTTACAAGTGCAGTTCTCTATATCGTCATCGGATACAATCAAGGATTTATGCCAATTGCAGCTTATAATTACGGGGCAGAGAAATATGACCGTTTAAAATCTGCAATAAGAATATCCCTTATTAGACTGACAGTATTTTGCACCTTTGCTACTTTTATATTCATGTTTTTTACAGAAGATATATTGAGACTTTTCAGCAGTGACCCTGAGGTTATAGAAAGAGGTAAGGCAACCTTAAGAGCAATGAGTATTTTGATCCCTACTCTGGGGTTTCAGCAGATATATGCTGTACTATATCAAGCACTTGGCAAGAGTGTGGGAGCCTTGGTACTTTCAAGTGCCAGACAAGGTACATTTTTAATACTTGCACTTATGATTTTACCTTCACTTTTAAATTTTAGAGGCTTAATCTACTCACAGGCATCTGCAGATATTTTTACCGTTATAACTACATTGATATTTGCCATAAAAATATCAAAAGAAATTAAAGACAAAGAAGACATTTATAAACCAAGTAATAATTTAGTTTTAGAATCCAACGGTTAA
- a CDS encoding ROK family protein, which produces MKKNENNYLVRGSSISNILEIVRSEKRVSRIQISQKLGLTPASISKLTKKLIEKKFIEEERIEKREKGAGRPQILLKLNSQAGYILGIYMAPKKIDIILTDLSLKILKKDSQLIQKMDKRSIMNQLFSMIDVNIYGLDREKVFGIGVAMNGMVDSENGISIFSPHYDWDNFELAKKIEEKYKLKVLVDNDVRAMALGEMKFGVAEGQNDFVLINIENGIGAGIVTDGKLHRGVNFSAGEIGHLTIDTHIDERCSCGSKGCLEILASNWAIVNRAKAKLRDGKKSKYLSGKGENLKIEDICLGAKSGDVLSRTVIEETAGYLSLGMRHLINLLNPGMIVIVGKLNLCGELFYKELIRLIREDALIDPIKDISISPSLLENDAATIGAVTLILENLFKGAHIVNI; this is translated from the coding sequence ATGAAAAAAAATGAAAATAATTACCTTGTGAGAGGGAGCAGTATATCTAATATACTAGAGATAGTGAGGTCTGAAAAAAGGGTATCTAGGATACAGATATCCCAGAAATTGGGACTGACTCCTGCTAGTATATCGAAATTGACTAAAAAACTAATTGAAAAAAAATTCATCGAGGAAGAGAGAATAGAAAAAAGAGAAAAAGGAGCAGGAAGACCTCAGATACTCTTGAAGCTCAACTCTCAGGCAGGGTATATTTTAGGGATATATATGGCCCCTAAAAAAATAGATATCATCTTGACTGATCTAAGTCTAAAAATTCTGAAAAAAGATTCACAGCTTATACAAAAGATGGATAAAAGAAGCATAATGAATCAACTTTTTTCCATGATAGATGTCAATATTTATGGGCTTGACAGAGAAAAGGTTTTTGGCATTGGAGTGGCGATGAATGGAATGGTGGATTCAGAAAATGGGATCTCAATATTCTCACCTCATTACGATTGGGACAATTTTGAGCTTGCAAAAAAAATAGAGGAAAAATACAAGTTAAAAGTTCTCGTAGATAATGATGTGAGGGCCATGGCCCTGGGAGAAATGAAGTTTGGAGTTGCAGAGGGACAAAATGACTTTGTGCTTATAAACATAGAAAATGGTATAGGGGCTGGAATAGTAACAGATGGCAAACTTCATCGAGGGGTAAACTTTAGTGCTGGAGAGATCGGACATTTGACCATAGACACCCACATAGATGAAAGATGCTCGTGTGGGAGCAAGGGCTGTCTTGAAATTCTGGCATCAAACTGGGCCATTGTAAACAGAGCCAAAGCCAAATTAAGAGATGGGAAAAAATCAAAATATCTTTCTGGAAAAGGGGAGAATTTAAAGATAGAGGATATATGTCTAGGAGCAAAGAGTGGAGATGTCTTGTCTAGGACTGTCATTGAGGAAACGGCAGGCTATCTCTCGCTAGGGATGAGACACCTTATTAATCTGCTTAACCCTGGAATGATAGTTATTGTGGGTAAACTAAATCTTTGCGGAGAGTTATTTTACAAGGAACTCATCAGGCTAATACGGGAAGATGCACTGATAGATCCAATAAAAGATATAAGCATAAGCCCCTCTTTACTAGAAAATGATGCAGCAACTATAGGGGCAGTAACCCTTATCCTTGAAAATTTATTTAAGGGAGCACACATTGTAAATATATAA
- a CDS encoding TetR/AcrR family transcriptional regulator has translation MPKIIKNLKEKILISAMELFNDFKYKDVTMSGIAKKTGIAVGTLYNYYPNKKELFVDVFKMSWEETFIKLDAIMSKNITFREKLDKFIEVLYVETANRKGLGGELLKVDAFKLTSTDSSNGAFGIRKKIYERMENIIEDIKKEEGLPTNTQYELRFKKNIFDYILAIIKAFPNEKEINIEYLKHLINSALI, from the coding sequence ATGCCTAAAATAATAAAAAATTTAAAAGAAAAAATACTTATAAGTGCTATGGAGTTGTTTAATGATTTTAAGTATAAAGATGTAACTATGAGTGGAATAGCTAAAAAAACAGGAATTGCAGTTGGCACTCTGTACAATTATTATCCAAATAAAAAAGAGCTTTTTGTGGATGTTTTCAAAATGAGCTGGGAAGAAACCTTTATAAAATTGGATGCTATCATGAGCAAAAATATCACATTTAGAGAAAAACTCGACAAATTTATCGAAGTTTTATATGTAGAGACAGCCAACAGAAAGGGCCTAGGAGGAGAACTCCTAAAAGTTGACGCCTTTAAACTAACATCTACCGACAGCTCAAACGGTGCCTTTGGAATAAGAAAAAAAATTTATGAGAGAATGGAAAATATAATAGAGGATATAAAAAAAGAAGAAGGCCTTCCTACAAATACCCAATATGAATTAAGATTTAAAAAAAATATTTTTGATTATATCCTTGCCATTATAAAAGCTTTTCCAAACGAAAAAGAAATCAATATAGAATATTTAAAACATCTGATAAATTCTGCTTTAATATAA
- the galE gene encoding UDP-glucose 4-epimerase GalE, with amino-acid sequence MAVLVCGGAGYIGSHAVARLLEKGEEVVVLDNLYTGHKDAVPEEVKLCIGDLADEKFMDKVFQENEIHAVMHFAAYSLVGESVEKPIKYYENNVYGSLCLLKTMKKFGVDKIVFSSTAATYGEPENIPILETDKTEPTNPYGESKLAVEKMLKWCENAYGINHIVLRYFNVAGAHESGCIGEDHSPETHLIPLVLQVALGKRDKIFMYGEDYDTHDGTCIRDYIHVMDLVDAHILAIEKLKSGGKSSIYNLGNGNGFTVKEVIETSRKVTGHPIPSEVAPRRAGDPAKLVASSEKAMKELGWKPQHDSLEKIIESAWKWHKNNPEGYEN; translated from the coding sequence ATGGCAGTATTAGTTTGTGGAGGAGCAGGATATATAGGGAGTCACGCAGTAGCTAGACTTTTGGAAAAAGGGGAAGAGGTAGTAGTTTTAGATAATTTATATACAGGGCATAAGGACGCTGTACCTGAAGAGGTAAAACTTTGTATAGGGGATCTGGCAGACGAAAAGTTCATGGATAAGGTTTTTCAGGAAAATGAAATTCATGCTGTAATGCACTTTGCAGCTTATTCTCTGGTAGGGGAGAGTGTAGAAAAACCGATAAAATATTATGAGAACAACGTTTACGGAAGTCTCTGTCTGCTAAAGACCATGAAAAAATTTGGGGTGGACAAGATAGTCTTTTCATCTACTGCCGCTACCTATGGAGAACCTGAAAATATACCAATTCTTGAAACAGACAAGACGGAGCCGACTAATCCTTACGGGGAGAGTAAGCTGGCAGTGGAAAAAATGCTCAAGTGGTGTGAAAATGCCTATGGGATAAATCATATTGTTCTTAGGTACTTTAATGTGGCCGGGGCTCATGAGTCTGGATGTATAGGGGAAGACCACAGTCCTGAGACTCATCTGATCCCATTGGTGCTTCAGGTGGCTCTAGGGAAAAGAGATAAGATTTTCATGTATGGAGAGGACTATGATACCCATGACGGAACCTGTATAAGGGACTATATTCATGTAATGGACCTTGTGGATGCCCATATTTTGGCTATTGAGAAACTTAAAAGCGGAGGGAAAAGCAGCATCTATAACCTCGGAAATGGAAATGGATTCACTGTAAAAGAGGTCATAGAGACAAGTAGAAAGGTTACAGGTCACCCTATCCCTTCAGAGGTTGCGCCAAGAAGAGCAGGAGACCCGGCAAAACTTGTGGCTAGCTCGGAAAAGGCTATGAAGGAACTCGGGTGGAAACCTCAGCATGACAGCCTGGAAAAGATAATAGAGTCTGCCTGGAAATGGCATAAAAACAATCCAGAAGGTTATGAAAATTAA
- a CDS encoding aldose epimerase family protein: MEIKKNQFGVMPCGDKVYKYTIENSKGFKVGIINYGAIITEIFTPDRNGNFENIVLAYDKLEPYLENPAYLGAIVGRTAGRISKGSFVLGETKYELDKNNGENNLHGGLDGLSKKLWDAQKTENGIILSYKSKHLESGFPGNVEFEVRYSVTEDNSLEIEYKAKPDRETIINLTNHSYFNLSGNIKSGGEKQILKINSDFICEVDEETLPTGQKIYVKDTNFDFREGKAIEDGLSERDNDYNIKIAKGYDHPFILNSDNPKISLFSQETGRTLEVETDQKIVVFYSGNYLKDTPELAGNKKAENNMGICLETQDYPDAINIGVFPLELYSPERPYSSKNRWKFFIK, from the coding sequence ATGGAAATAAAAAAAAATCAGTTTGGAGTCATGCCCTGTGGAGACAAAGTATATAAGTATACGATAGAAAATTCCAAAGGATTTAAGGTTGGAATTATAAACTATGGGGCCATAATAACTGAGATATTCACACCAGACAGAAATGGAAACTTTGAAAACATAGTTTTAGCTTATGATAAGCTAGAGCCATATCTGGAAAATCCAGCCTATCTAGGAGCAATAGTTGGAAGGACTGCAGGAAGGATATCTAAGGGCAGTTTTGTTCTTGGTGAGACTAAATATGAACTAGATAAAAACAACGGAGAAAATAACCTTCACGGGGGACTAGACGGGCTGAGTAAAAAATTATGGGATGCCCAAAAAACAGAAAATGGTATAATACTTTCATATAAGAGCAAGCATCTAGAAAGCGGGTTTCCTGGTAATGTGGAATTTGAAGTTAGGTACTCTGTCACAGAGGACAACTCTCTAGAGATTGAATATAAGGCTAAACCTGACAGAGAGACTATAATAAACCTTACGAACCACAGTTACTTCAATCTTTCTGGAAATATAAAATCAGGTGGAGAAAAACAGATTCTCAAGATAAATTCTGACTTTATCTGCGAGGTAGATGAGGAGACCCTTCCAACAGGTCAAAAGATATATGTGAAAGATACAAACTTTGATTTTAGAGAGGGCAAGGCGATAGAAGATGGTTTGTCTGAGAGGGATAATGATTACAACATAAAGATCGCCAAGGGATATGACCATCCATTTATTCTAAACTCGGATAATCCCAAGATAAGCCTATTTTCTCAGGAAACAGGAAGAACTCTAGAGGTTGAGACAGATCAAAAGATAGTTGTTTTTTATTCTGGAAATTATCTAAAAGATACTCCGGAACTAGCTGGAAATAAAAAAGCTGAAAATAACATGGGGATCTGCCTTGAGACTCAGGACTATCCAGATGCGATAAATATAGGGGTTTTCCCTCTGGAATTATATTCACCAGAGAGACCTTATAGTTCGAAAAACAGATGGAAATTTTTTATAAAATAG